From Pontibacter actiniarum, a single genomic window includes:
- a CDS encoding MutS-related protein, producing MSFLWILLPALALLSLLAFFLRYRGKAKKQQAEQEISAGWAKPKEGQYFNFHLIGRYFKNRTRLGAGYFQIISHQISEDLYLDEVFKYIDRTTSRIGQQYLYYKLRAVDSDIEKLKRFDRLVKAFLQHDAQRTQCQLLLKPLEKGDSYYFEEMLHGEPVQAPKWLPLVYVLSFAVLALAVLAFAFPGLLLFLLPLFIVNLLVHYWNKENINYYLIALSEFDKAYTAAGKLQEQTIVKEHGASSDFLQALTPLKKKMRWVNFSSQFESDSTSIFYALFELLKIAFNLEILFFFSLTRSIKAKAAPLNELFVFIGQLDAAISTASLRAGLPVCCTPTFCPPKQLNVSGLRHPLLKDCIPNDLRLSRKSLLLTGSNMSGKTTFIRAVGLNMLLAQTLYCCTAERFEAPFSKIHTSINITDDLLSEKSYYFEEVTTIKAFLECSQQTEPALFILDEIFKGTNTVERIAGGKAILSYLAKGNHLVLVSTHDTELTALLTEEFALHHFSESVQGTALLFDHKIKPGPLTTRNAIKILEMSHYPEEIIAEANRVIGAMERG from the coding sequence TTTACGTTACCGGGGCAAGGCAAAAAAGCAACAGGCGGAGCAAGAGATCAGCGCTGGCTGGGCAAAACCCAAGGAAGGGCAGTACTTCAACTTTCACCTGATAGGCCGGTACTTTAAGAACAGAACAAGGCTGGGGGCGGGCTACTTTCAGATCATCTCGCACCAGATAAGCGAAGATTTGTACCTGGATGAAGTGTTTAAGTACATTGACAGAACCACCTCCAGGATCGGGCAGCAGTACCTGTACTATAAACTCCGGGCAGTGGACAGCGATATCGAAAAACTGAAGCGGTTTGACAGGCTGGTAAAGGCCTTTCTGCAGCATGATGCGCAGCGCACCCAGTGCCAGCTTCTGCTGAAGCCCCTGGAGAAAGGCGACTCCTACTACTTTGAGGAAATGCTCCACGGCGAGCCGGTGCAGGCCCCGAAATGGCTGCCGCTAGTCTATGTGCTTTCTTTCGCTGTGCTGGCACTCGCCGTACTTGCCTTTGCTTTCCCCGGCCTGCTGCTCTTTCTGCTGCCCCTGTTTATCGTTAACCTGCTAGTGCACTACTGGAACAAAGAGAACATTAACTACTACCTTATTGCCCTAAGCGAGTTTGACAAGGCTTACACGGCAGCTGGAAAACTACAGGAGCAAACCATAGTAAAGGAGCATGGTGCCAGCAGCGACTTTTTGCAGGCGCTTACACCGCTAAAGAAAAAGATGAGGTGGGTAAACTTCAGCAGCCAGTTCGAGAGCGACAGCACCTCCATATTCTATGCGCTGTTCGAGCTCCTCAAAATAGCTTTTAACCTGGAGATACTCTTCTTCTTTAGCCTGACGAGAAGTATAAAAGCAAAAGCGGCCCCACTTAATGAGCTGTTTGTGTTTATCGGGCAGCTGGATGCGGCCATCTCTACGGCCTCGCTGCGGGCGGGCCTGCCGGTGTGCTGCACGCCAACGTTCTGCCCTCCCAAGCAGCTCAACGTGAGCGGCCTCAGGCACCCGCTTCTCAAGGACTGCATCCCGAACGATTTACGGCTTTCCCGGAAGAGCCTGCTACTGACGGGCTCAAACATGTCCGGCAAAACGACCTTTATCAGGGCGGTCGGGTTAAACATGCTCTTAGCCCAGACGCTCTACTGCTGCACGGCCGAACGCTTTGAGGCCCCTTTCTCGAAGATTCATACTTCCATCAACATAACGGATGACCTGCTTTCGGAGAAGAGTTATTATTTTGAGGAGGTGACAACGATCAAAGCCTTCCTGGAGTGCTCCCAGCAAACCGAGCCGGCCCTCTTTATCCTCGACGAAATATTTAAAGGCACTAACACCGTGGAGCGCATCGCGGGCGGAAAGGCTATTCTGTCGTACCTGGCCAAGGGCAACCATCTGGTGCTGGTGTCGACGCACGATACAGAGCTGACAGCGTTGCTAACGGAGGAGTTTGCCCTGCATCACTTCTCAGAGTCAGTGCAGGGGACAGCGCTTTTGTTCGACCACAAGATCAAGCCGGGCCCGCTTACCACCAGAAACGCCATCAAAATTCTGGAGATGAGCCACTACCCCGAAGAGATCATAGCCGAGGCAAACCGCGTTATTGGTGCAATGGAAAGAGGGTAG
- a CDS encoding endonuclease III domain-containing protein, translating into MDAHELPAKEKALLTHELLNQAYERLKLESRREPMHELISTMLSHRTNHKDEEKAYYTMLERFGDWEGVMNAPFEELVDAIATTRYPGQKVPQIQETLRIIKEERGEVSIDFLADMPVEEAVDWLTKLPGVGLKTATLLLLFNFKKPVMPVDTHVLRISQRVGLLGAEVTAGKAHGLLLEMLPREPVELYNFHIHMLRHGQRICTFYSPKCAQCVLNSICNYYQDVREKGIDKAT; encoded by the coding sequence ATGGATGCCCATGAACTGCCTGCGAAGGAGAAAGCGCTGCTGACCCACGAGCTGCTAAACCAAGCCTATGAGCGCCTGAAACTGGAGAGCAGGCGGGAGCCCATGCACGAGCTCATCTCCACCATGCTCTCGCACCGCACCAACCATAAAGACGAGGAGAAAGCCTACTACACCATGCTGGAGCGCTTTGGGGATTGGGAGGGGGTGATGAATGCCCCTTTCGAGGAACTGGTAGATGCTATCGCAACCACACGCTACCCGGGGCAGAAGGTGCCGCAGATACAGGAAACGCTGCGGATCATTAAAGAGGAGCGGGGAGAGGTCAGCATCGACTTTCTGGCCGACATGCCCGTGGAAGAGGCCGTGGACTGGCTCACAAAGCTCCCGGGTGTCGGCCTGAAGACAGCCACACTGCTGCTGCTTTTCAACTTTAAAAAGCCGGTGATGCCCGTGGACACGCACGTGCTGCGGATAAGCCAGCGGGTAGGGCTGCTGGGGGCAGAGGTGACGGCAGGCAAGGCACACGGCCTGCTGCTGGAGATGCTGCCCCGGGAGCCCGTCGAGCTTTACAACTTCCACATCCACATGCTGCGCCACGGGCAGCGCATCTGCACCTTCTACAGCCCCAAATGCGCGCAGTGTGTGCTCAACAGCATCTGTAACTATTACCAGGATGTGCGGGAGAAGGGTATAGACAAGGCCACATAA
- a CDS encoding MBL fold metallo-hydrolase, with protein MKIKFLGTGGAFDTDYLNSAALLEFRGMNLLLDCGFTVFPALMRKNLVQKVDHILLTHLHNDHSGSLANLLLYKSIVEQSPKPVILYPSEQFKQQLFKFLEIQVKDPEKYAEFVPLEQFEGISCIDTYGQHSEGMQTYAYIFDNDTMRIAYSGDLARPEALFDRLAKMAEKKTCVFHDITFNPENKGHTYYKKLLPYMNGVEIFGYHCDPTRNPSDNPIRLVFYQHEFLA; from the coding sequence ATGAAGATTAAGTTTTTAGGTACCGGCGGTGCTTTCGACACCGACTATCTCAACTCTGCGGCGCTGCTGGAGTTCAGAGGCATGAACCTGCTGCTCGACTGCGGCTTTACCGTTTTCCCCGCGCTTATGCGAAAGAACCTGGTGCAGAAAGTAGACCACATCCTTCTCACGCACCTGCACAACGACCACAGCGGCAGCCTGGCAAACCTGCTGCTGTACAAAAGCATCGTGGAGCAGTCTCCAAAACCGGTCATACTTTACCCTTCTGAGCAGTTTAAGCAGCAGCTGTTTAAGTTTCTGGAGATACAGGTGAAAGACCCTGAAAAGTACGCCGAGTTCGTGCCACTGGAGCAGTTCGAGGGCATTTCCTGCATAGACACCTACGGGCAGCACTCGGAAGGCATGCAGACCTACGCCTACATCTTCGACAACGACACCATGCGCATCGCTTACTCCGGCGATCTGGCCCGCCCGGAAGCGCTCTTTGACCGGCTCGCGAAAATGGCAGAGAAAAAGACCTGCGTCTTCCACGACATCACCTTTAACCCAGAGAACAAGGGCCACACGTACTATAAAAAACTGCTGCCGTACATGAACGGGGTGGAGATTTTCGGCTATCACTGCGACCCCACCCGCAACCCTTCCGACAACCCCATCCGGCTGGTGTTTTACCAGCATGAGTTCTTAGCCTAG
- a CDS encoding DUF2238 domain-containing protein, giving the protein MTATPNAQKPYLKQPLHITYSVLFLAFWGYTGLTTPDLENWLLESTLTLSLLIFLVAFYNIFRFSDTSYTLIFLFLLLHVYGSQYQYADNPFGEWLKDRYHLERNHYDRFVHFGFGLLLAFPMHEVLAYGFKVSRFLSYLLPVEFTLSLSALYELVEWIVAEWVYGGGEQGMDFLGMQGDIWDAQKDMALAFTGAFAVMAAALLLRRWRQK; this is encoded by the coding sequence ATGACCGCCACACCCAACGCCCAAAAGCCGTACCTGAAACAGCCGTTACACATCACGTACAGTGTGCTGTTTCTGGCGTTCTGGGGCTATACAGGCCTTACCACCCCCGACCTGGAGAACTGGCTGCTGGAAAGCACGCTAACGCTTTCGCTCCTTATTTTCCTGGTCGCCTTTTATAACATCTTCCGCTTCTCGGACACCAGCTATACTTTAATCTTCCTGTTCCTGCTACTGCACGTGTACGGCAGCCAGTACCAGTATGCCGATAACCCCTTTGGCGAGTGGCTAAAGGACCGGTACCACCTGGAGCGCAACCACTACGACCGCTTTGTGCACTTTGGCTTCGGTTTGCTGCTGGCATTCCCGATGCATGAGGTGCTGGCCTATGGCTTTAAGGTAAGCCGTTTCCTGAGTTACCTGCTGCCCGTGGAGTTTACCCTTTCGCTCAGCGCGCTGTATGAACTGGTGGAGTGGATTGTGGCCGAGTGGGTCTACGGGGGAGGGGAGCAGGGAATGGATTTCCTGGGGATGCAGGGCGATATTTGGGATGCACAGAAGGATATGGCCCTGGCGTTTACCGGTGCCTTTGCGGTGATGGCCGCAGCGCTTTTGCTGAGGAGGTGGAGGCAAAAGTAG
- a CDS encoding OmpA family protein: MKNFRISLSIIALIAVFLSSCASSQNGGGMSKTAKGGIIGAGSGAVVGGVVGKIAGNTAAGAIIGAAVGGTAGAVIGRRMDKQAEELRRDLEGANVERVGEGIKITFDSGILYPINSAELQANAKTEISQLAQTLKKYPDTNILIEGHTDNTGSRQINQPLSERRAQSVADYLASMGVDRSRMSTMGYADDQPVADNSTAEGRRQNRRVEIAIYANEKMKKAAERGDL, encoded by the coding sequence ATGAAGAATTTTAGAATAAGTCTATCCATAATTGCCCTTATCGCAGTGTTCCTTTCCTCATGTGCCAGCTCCCAGAATGGCGGCGGCATGAGTAAAACAGCCAAAGGCGGCATTATTGGTGCCGGTTCCGGTGCCGTGGTAGGGGGTGTAGTAGGTAAAATAGCCGGTAACACAGCCGCTGGCGCCATTATAGGTGCAGCTGTGGGCGGTACGGCAGGTGCTGTGATCGGCCGCCGCATGGACAAGCAGGCCGAGGAACTTCGCCGCGACCTGGAAGGCGCTAACGTAGAGCGTGTGGGAGAAGGTATCAAAATTACGTTCGACTCCGGTATTCTCTACCCTATTAACTCTGCGGAGCTGCAGGCAAACGCGAAAACAGAGATTTCGCAGCTGGCGCAGACCCTGAAGAAGTACCCGGATACCAACATCCTGATCGAGGGCCACACAGACAACACCGGCTCCCGTCAGATCAACCAGCCGCTGTCTGAGCGCCGTGCACAGTCTGTTGCCGATTACTTGGCCTCTATGGGCGTGGATCGCAGCCGTATGAGCACAATGGGGTATGCTGATGATCAGCCTGTGGCGGATAACAGCACAGCGGAAGGCCGCAGACAAAACCGCCGCGTAGAGATTGCCATCTACGCCAACGAAAAAATGAAGAAAGCCGCAGAGCGCGGAGATCTATAA